One Microtus ochrogaster isolate Prairie Vole_2 unplaced genomic scaffold, MicOch1.0 UNK14, whole genome shotgun sequence genomic region harbors:
- the Slc17a7 gene encoding vesicular glutamate transporter 1: MEFRQEEFRKLAGRALGKLHRLLEKRQEGAETLELSADGRPVTTHTRDPPVVDCTCFGLPRRYIIAIMSGLGFCISFGIRCNLGVAIVSMVNNSTTHRGGHVVVQKAQFNWDPETVGLIHGSFFWGYIVTQIPGGFICQKFAANRVFGFAIVATSTLNMLIPSAARVHYGCVIFVRILQGLVEGVTYPACHGIWSKWAPPLERSRLATTAFCGSYAGAVVAMPLAGVLVQYSGWSSVFYVYGSFGIFWYLFWLLVSYESPALHPSISEEERKYIEDAIGESAKLMNPVTKFNTPWRRFFTSMPVYAIIVANFCRSWTFYLLLISQPAYFEEVFGFEISKVGLVSALPHLVMTIIVPIGGQIADFLRSRRIMSTTNVRKLMNCGGFGMEATLLLVVGYSHSKGVAISFLVLAVGFSGFAISGFNVNHLDIAPRYASILMGISNGVGTLSGMVCPIIVGAMTKHKTREEWQYVFLIASLVHYGGVIFYGVFASGEKQPWAEPEEMSEEKCGFVGHDQLAGSDESEMEDEAEPPGAPPAPPPSYGATHSTVQPPRPPPPVRDY; the protein is encoded by the exons GTTGCTAGAGAAGCGGCAGGAAGGCGCAGAGACACTGGAGCTGAGCGCCGACGGTCGCCCAGTGACCACGCACACACGGGACCCTCCTGTGGTGGACTGCACCTGCTTTGGCCTGCCGCGCCGCTACATCATCGCCATCATGAGCGGCCTGGGTTTCTGCATCAGCTTCGGCATCCGCTGCAACCTGGGTGTGGCCATCGTGTCCATGGTCAACAACAGCACGACCCATCGTGGGGGCCACGTTGTGGTGCAG AAAGCCCAGTTCAACTGGGATCCAGAGACTGTCGGCCTCATCCATGGTTCCTTTTTCTGGGGCTATATTGTTACTCAGATTCCTGGAGGATTTATCTGCCAAAAATTCGCAGCCAACAG GGTCTTTGGCTTTGCCATTGTGGCTACCTCCACCCTAAACATGTTGATCCCCTCAGCAGCCCGTGTCCACTACGGCTGTGTCATTTTCGTGAGGATCTTGCAGGGATTGGTGGAG GGGGTCACATACCCTGCCTGCCACGGCATCTGGAGCAAATGGGCCCCTCCATTAGAACGGAGTCGCCTGGCGACGACGGCCTTTTGCG GTTCCTATGCCGGGGCAGTGGTCGCCATGCCCCTCGCTGGGGTCCTGGTGCAGTATTCGGGATGGAGCTCTGTCTTCTATGTCTATG GCAGCTTCGGGATCTTCTGGTACCTATTCTGGTTGCTGGTCTCCTATGAGTCCCCTGCACTGCACCCCAGCATCTCAGAAGAGGAGCGCAAGTACATCGAGGATGCCATTGGAGAGAGTGCCAAGCTCATGAACCCTGTGACG aAGTTTAACACACCCTGGAGGCGCTTCTTCACATCCATGCCCGTCTATGCCATCATTGTGGCCAACTTCTGCCGCAGCTGGACCTTCTACCTGCTCCTCATCTCCCAGCCGGCCTACTTTGAAGAAGTGTTTGGCTTTGAGATCAGCAAG GTGGGCCTGGTGTCTGCACTGCCCCACCTGGTCATGACCATCATCGTGCCCATCGGGGGCCAGATTGCTGACTTTCTGCGCAGTCGCCGGATAATGTCCACCACCAATGTGCGAAAGTTGATGAACTGCGGGG GCTTTGGGATGGAAGCCACGCTGCTGCTGGTGGTTGGATACTCACACTCCAAGGGTGTGGCCATCTCCTTCCTTGTCCTGGCTGTGGGCTTCAGCGGCTTTGCCATCTCTG GGTTTAACGTGAACCACCTGGACATCGCCCCTCGCTATGCCAGCATCTTGATGGGCATCTCCAATGGCGTGGGTACACTGTCTGGGATGGTGTGCCCCATCATCGTGGGTGCAATGACCAAACACAAG ACTCGGGAGGAGTGGCAGTACGTGTTCCTCATCGCCTCCCTGGTGCACTATGGGGGTGTCATCTTCTATGGGGTCTTTGCTTCGGGAGAGAAGCAGCCGTGGGCGGAGCCGGAGGAGATGAGCGAGGAGAAGTGCGGCTTTGTTGGCCACGACCAGCTGGCTGGCAGTGATGAAAGTGAAATGGAAGACGAGGCTGAGCCCCCGGGGGCGCCCCCAGCGCCTCCCCCTTCCTATGGGGCCACGCACAGCACAGTTCAGCCTCCGAGGCCCCCGCCCCCAGTCCGGGACTACTGA